One genomic window of Fusarium keratoplasticum isolate Fu6.1 chromosome 3, whole genome shotgun sequence includes the following:
- a CDS encoding WSC domain-containing protein: protein MRYTELLALAMGNLAAAQFSTTQFTNSSTIATSTEPATDTATSASSSSTSTSEPSHPGTVGNFRFYGCVASDDGFPTFVLAADTEDNTLESCAAACEGSNFFGTYDNTCYCGVVLSEATSDILSPDSCDIRCPGDESQSCGGIRSSSRLRRRQSVDISVLLSIYISVDFNPDGTTDTVTNTVTAVETETLPPVTTTATVTTVVDGTTTVTTATTVIAVVPTDVVIICYGNYCAPQVHCPTCTKWQIVCEDGHCAPRECHDNNWDKLVICESGLCHYADWKEEECNQRIVCYGSDCTWDRTPHKDYQKKFIRYEDDWCFHEECTDDCWTYNVCTENCVVVPPPKKTPITPPKPCLPGDKVILPPPVKVTPPCKGDHCQPPVVIQPPVDCTGDKCVPVKPEPKPSKPVSPPVSPPVQPPSKPETPSKPETPETPGKPETPGKPETPGKPETPGKPETPVTPETPGKPETPSTPSTPSKPETPSTPENPEVPVVTAGASAMLPASGLAFAIAGVAFLL from the exons ATGCGTTACACTGAGCTACTTGCCCTCGCCATGGGCAACCTGGCAGCCGCCCAGTTTTCCACCACTCAGTTCACCAACTCGTCTACCATCGCCACCAGCACTGAGCCGGCGACTGACACTGCCACCTcggccagcagctccagcaccagcacGAGCGAGCCTAGCCACCCTGGCACTGTCGGTAACTTCAGGTTCTATGGCTGTGTCGCTTCTGATGACGGCTTCCCGACATTCGTCTTGGCTGCCGACACTGAGGACAACACTCTCGAGTCTTGCGCCGCTGCTTGTGAGGGTTCCAACTTCTTTGGTACCTACGACAA CACATGCTACTGCGGTGTCGTCCTCAGCGAGGCCACCTCTGACATCCTGAGCCCTGATTCTTGCGACATCCGCTGCCCTGGCGATGAGAGCCAGTCTTGCGGTGGCATCCGGTCTTCCTCTCgtctccgccgccgccagaGCGTCGACATCTCTGTTCTCCTCAGCATCTACATCTCGGTCGACTTCAACCCCGATGGCACCACCGACACCGTTACCAACACTGTGACTGCCGTCGAGACTGAGACCCTGCCGCCTGttaccaccaccgccactGTCACCACGGTCGTTGACggcaccaccaccgtcaCTACCGCCACCACAGTCATCGCCGTTGTCCCCACCGATGTCGTGATCATTTGCTACGGCAACTACTGTGCTCCTCAGGTTCACTGCCCTACTTGCACCAAGTGGCAGATTGTCTGCGAGGATGGACACTGTGCTCCCCGCGAGTGCCACGACAACAACTGGGACAAGCTTGTCATCTGCGAGTCTGGCCTCTGCCACTACGCCGActggaaggaagaggagtGCAACCAGCGCATCGTCTGCTACGGATCTGACTGCACCTGGGACCGAACTCCCCACAAGGACTACCAGAAGAAGTTCATCCGTTATGAGGACGACTGGTGCTTCCATGAGGAGTGTACCGACGATTGCTGGACATACAATGTCTGCACAGAGAACTGTGTCGTCGTGCCCCCTCCTAAGAAGACCCCGATCACTCCTCCTAAGCCTTGCCTTCCCGGAGACAAGGTTatccttcctcctcctgtcAAGGTCACTCCTCCTTGCAAGGGTGATCACTGCCAGCCTCCCGTGGTTATTCAGCCTCCTGTTGATTGCACCGGTGATAAGTGTGTTCCCGTCAAGCCCGAGCCCAAGCCGTCCAAGCCAGTCTCTCCTCCGGTTTCCCCTCCCGTCCAGCCTCCTTCAAAGCCCGAGACTCCATCCAAGCCTGAGACCCCCGAGACTCCTGGAAAGCCAGAGACTCCCGGAAAGCCGGAGACTCCCGGAAAGCCGGAGACTCCCGGAAAGCCGGAGACTCCTGTGACTCCCGAGACTCCTGGAAAGCCTGAAACTCCCTCGACTCCCTCGACCCCATCCAAGCCCGAAACCCCCTCGACTCCTGAGAACCCCGAGGTCCCTGTTGTGACCGCTGGCGCCTCTGCCATGCTCCCTGCCTCCGGCCTGGCCTTTGCCATCGCTGGTGTCGCTTTCCTCCTGTAA
- a CDS encoding F-box domain-containing protein codes for MGFSFVYCVVCGCPFDVPPRDEVFDEEHNWASEDPLEDETKQWLCKIRLLGATSSLEKFTTPPFRMPRNESTTPGLFVSDFADWAFTEGLYFRLGGSAYRALSSAKDTDDVLFPLHDACLTIVQHVLTWCARFFPEGGSPPSLSDVYKALYAQFAFNVQEKKIIAKKRGFYGSTDYMEYGLEFGHGYYGAREFWASEGWEPTKANEWYCDDPINVENLSEFVSTLITEEPFEARHKKNARPDTNFEVSNLKVPLQPSLEYLPREILDLVASFLPTASTLRLRMCSKTLLSRVVLDQQFWRRQLLDGCVAPYNWELRDVHRYSKTPVIPAGKTLGHHDWEGLARKLVCSNQIMRGDESMPSPPWGLRNRCRIWSLASHLVTSLEG; via the exons ATGGGGTTCTCATTCGTTTATTGCGTTGTGTGTGGCTGTCCCTTTGACGTCCCTCCTCGCGATGAAGTCTTTGACGAAGAACACAACTGGGCATCCGAAGACCCTCTCGAAGATGAAACAAAGCAG TGGCTATGTAAAATTCGGCTTCTCGGCGCTACTTCAAGCTTGGAGAAATTTACCACTCCTCCCTTTCGCAT GCCGAGAAACGAATCCACAACTCCAGGGCTTTTCGTTTCCGATTTTGCCGACTGGGCCTTCACGGAAGGTTTGTACTTCCGACTCGGAGGAAGTGCATACCGCGCCCTGTCATCTGCTAAGGATACCGACGATGTCTTGTTCCCGTTACATGATGCCTGCTTGACCATCGTTCAACATGTCCTCACGTGGTGTGCTCGATTCTTCCCTGAGGGTGGTTCACCTCCAAGCTTGAGCGACGTTTACAAGGCCCTATACGCTCAGTTTGCCTTCAATGTGCAAGAAAAGAAGATAATCGCCAAAAAGAGAGGCTTCTATGGTTCAACCGACTACATGGAGTATGGCCTGGAGTTTGGCCATGGTTACTACGGCGCTCGCGAGTTCTGGGCCTCTGAAGGGTGGGAACCtaccaaggccaacgag TGGTACTGCGATGATCCGATCAACGTTGAAAATCTCTCAGAGTTTGTCTCGACGCTGATTACCGAGGAACCCTTCGAGGCCAGACATAAGAAAAACGCCAGGCCAGATACCAACTTCGAGGTTTCAAACCTAAAGGTACCACTTCAGCCAAGTCTGGAATACTTGCCTCGGGAGATACTGGACCTTGTTGCTTCCTTTCTTCCTACGGCATCTACTCTGCGCCTACGGATGTGTTCCAAAACTCTGTTGTCGCGCGTCGTACTCGACCAACAGTTCTGGCGAAGGCAACTGCTCGATGGCTGCGTAGCCCCTTACAATTGGGAACTCAGAGATGTTCACAGGTATTCAAAGACCCCAGTTATCCCAGCTGGCAAAACTCTGGGTCACCATGACTGGGAGGGTTTGGCCAGAAAGTTGGTATGCAGCAATCAAATTATGAGGGGGGATGAGTCCATGCCGTCTCCGCCATGGGGACTGCGAAACCGATGCAGGATCTGGTCCCTTGCTTCTCATCTCGTCACATCCTTAGAGGGTTAG
- a CDS encoding Zn(2)-C6 fungal-type domain-containing protein produces MRRTFLRTPQACDACRRRKSKCDGIRPRCKRCASRGTACVWSTPDTSQEPRAAPQTPCSVVQEPQDVIPEPRVTAQTPQTVARVPVVDAEPLDITSDGLKACLGLFFDRHFANDFCSFDHRPDFEQKCMQNPLLSVTVVALCGRYLESQDALSLFQLPTGAAVSKHYLQQARFLAKMSSDQPTVSNIQGNLLLAQAELLSNSGSRHWLFAGTAIRMAEIMRLNKDFHKKHSLKEQEVRRRTLWACLIFDRALSYFLAKHRTIDLENVGIPVPSNDASLVYHEETRGVTLGDLASYRRPSDLGLSPYLIKTVCLWSDMADFAVYSRRNLDKFAPTDPRSILAVRYHALQTWVESLHPSLCWSTANFHDQCTLGAGTTFVAMHFLLHSAACVAHQCYLPHLAMYTQLCDLVDGAGWSYLHREQSLLDICVSNALKIGEMLSYLADQEQGGTFGRSSLQTIWVASSLLVAANTFLWLEYAQDESYSGEDIQQKAKTYFQLAEHLISSWVSEWKAAKQWLIALNVMKTLYKAGYRGEIHEDMLSPGSPHSDDDSADDFRPQPGDGYPSLISLPHLQASIKFATGDTSAKLIDMQSIWLQLSNGWPYGFSAPACLLTSAGGTGEAQVSYEILDN; encoded by the exons ATGCGCCGAACATTTCTAAGGACTCCACAGGCATGCGATGCATG TCGCCGTCGCAAGTCCAAGTGTGACGGCATCCGCCCTCGTTGCAAGCGATGCGCTTCTAGGGGCACTGCATGCGTCTGGTCCACTCCAGATACTTCTCAGGAGCCCCGAGCAGCACCCCAGACGCCTTGTTCCGTCGTCCAAGAGCCTCAAGACGTCATCCCAGAGCCCAGGGTAACTGCCCAGACGCCTCAGACAGTCGCGCGAGTGCCCGTCGTCGACGCAGAGCCTCTCGATATCACCTCCGACGGCCTCAAAGCGTGCCTAGGCCTCTTCTTTGATCGCCACTTTGCCAACGACTTTTGCTCTTTTGATCACCGACCGGACTTTGAGCAGAAATGCATGCAGAATCCTCTTCTTTCAGTCACTGTTGTCGCTCTCTGCGGTCGTTACCTCGAATCTCAGGATGCACTCTCCCTGTTCCAGCTTCCGACCGGCGCTGCCGTCTCCAAGCACTATCTTCAACAAGCCCGATTCCTGGCAAAGATGTCATCGGATCAGCCGACCG TCTCCAACATCCAGGGCAACCTCTTGCTTGCCCAAGCCGAACTCCTCTCCAATTCTGGATCCCGTCATTGGCTCTTTGCTGGAACAGCTATCAGGATGGCTGAAATCATGCGCCTCAACAAGGACTTCCACAAGAAGCACAGCCTCAAGGAGCAGGAAGTCCGCCGACGCACGCTCTGGGCTTGTCTCATCTTCGACAGAGCGTTATCATATTTCCTCGCCAAACATCGCACCATTGACCTCGAGAATGTCGGGATACCCGTTCCCAGCAATGATGCATCGCTGGTCTATCATGAGGAGACCAGGGGCGTCACTCTTGGTGATCTTGCATCCTACCGCCGTCCATCCGACTTGGGTTTGAGTCCGTACCTTATCAAGACGGTTTGTCTTTGGAGCGATATGGCCGACTTTGCTGTGTATTCGCGGAGAAACCTGGACAAGTTTGCACCCACGGATCCCCGAAGCATCCTCGCCGTTCGGTACCATGCGCTTCAGACCTGGGTCGAGTCACTACATCCTAGCCTCTGCTGGAGCACCGCGAATTTCCATGATCAGTGTACTCTTGGTGCGGGAACAACCTTTGTTGCCATGCATTTTTTGCTTCACAGCGCTGCCTGTGTTGCCCATCAATGTTATCTGCCTCATCTAGCCATGTACACCCAGCTTTGTGACCTCGTCGACGGCGCCGGATGGTCCTACCTCCACAGGGAGCAGTCACTTCTGGACATTTGCGTCTCGAATGCCCTGAAAATCGGGGAAATGCTTTCTTATCTAGCGgaccaagaacaaggaggcACGTTTGGCCGTTCTTCGCTACAGACCATCTGGGTTGCGTCCTCACTGCTTGTTGCCGCCAACACGTTTCTCTGGCTTGAATACGCCCAGGATGAATCCTATTCAGGTGAAGACATCCAGCAGAAAGCCAAGACCTACTTCCAACTAGCCGAGCATCTCATATCCTCGTGGGTATCCGAGTGGAAGGCCGCCAAGCAATGGCTGATAGCCCTCAACGTGATGAAGACCCTGTATAAGGCTGGCTACCGGGGTGAGATTCACGAAGACATGCTCAGCCCGGGATCGCCCCATTCTGATGATGATTCCGCCGATGACTTCCGACCCCAGCCTGGAGATGGGTATCCTTCACTCATCTCCCTGCCACATCTACAGGCTTCCATAAAGTTTGCCACGGGCGACACTTCGGCTAAGCTAATTGACATGCAATCGATCTGGCTGCAACTCTCTAATGGATGGCCTTATGGGTTTAGTGCGCCAGCGTGTTTATTGACATCAGCTGGTGGGACTGGTGAAGCACAGGTTAGCTACGAAATACTAGATAACTAG
- a CDS encoding Beta-lactamase domain-containing protein, which translates to MKFHTALLAVLAATPNPATADFVLRHGQPSSVGMLAKPLKDMVENITEYSKPRNYGDASHNEVRAVEPGSANIVARHGVIVSAFATGKRNLYADANGTLLDPADQEDATLDTVYDLASISKLFTAVAVLREVDSGRVKLEENVATYLPEFAANGKGNIKVIDLLTHTSGLMPLPVPDLWKSYYSSIDERVHTLLTLAPQEPRRTKFLYSDIGFMTLRYLLERVTGMNHELLIYAYTIPLGMRSTFFNRGNLEGPLNPFHNRTAPTEFEIEAQGPEEPKRPQPVRGTVHDENTWALGGVSGHAGVFSTVGDVAIFCQMILNNGIYNGHRVLSKKAVDLIFTDFNAQFPGNNYGAGFALNQTYTQGSMQSMKTASHAGFTGTTLAIDRPSGTFWLHFANRVHPSRHWATNNPARRAMGYWVAKSLGRNVPWPN; encoded by the coding sequence ATGAAGTTTCACACTGCTCTGCTGGCCGTCTTGGCTGCTACCCCAAACCCTGCCACGGCCGATTTCGTGCTCAGGCATGGTCAACCCTCGTCAGTCGGTATGCTGGCGAAACCACTCAAGGACATGGTAGAGAATATCACCGAGTACAGCAAGCCAAGGAACTACGGCGACGCATCCCACAATGAAGTCCGAGCTGTCGAGCCCGGATCTGCAAACATTGTGGCTCGTCATGGAGTCATAGTGAGCGCCTTTGCTACGGGCAAGAGGAATCTGTACGCCGACGCCAATGGCACCCTACTCGATCCGGCAGACCAGGAGGATGCCACTCTGGACACCGTCTACGATCTTGCCAGCATCTCGAAACTGTTTACCGCAGTTGCTGTGCTTCGGGAGGTTGATTCTGGCCGCgtcaagcttgaggagaaTGTCGCTACCTATCTCCCCGAGTTTGCAGCTAATGGCAAGGGCAACATCAAGGTCATCGACCTGCTCACCCACACCAGCggcttgatgcccttgccgGTTCCTGACCTCTGGAAGTCGTACTACTCGTCAATCGACGAGCGAGTTCACACACTGCTCACTCTGGCTCCTCAGGAGCCGCGCCGCACCAAGTTCCTCTACTCCGACATCGGTTTCATGACTCTGCGCTACCTCCTGGAGCGTGTCACTGGCATGAACCACGAGCTGCTCATCTATGCGTACACAATCCCTCTGGGTATGCGATCGACCTTCTTCAACCGCGGCAACCTCGAAGGCCCTCTCAACCCCTTCCACAACCGCACTGCCCCAACTGAGTTTGAGATCGAGGCCCAGGGTCCGGAGGAGCCCAAGCGCCCACAACCCGTCCGTGGCACTGTCCACGATGAGAACACTTGGGCGCTCGGCGGTGTGTCGGGCCACGCAGGTGTCTTCTCCACGGTGGGCGAcgtcgccatcttctgccAGATGATCCTGAACAACGGCATCTACAACGGCCACCGGGTGCTGTCTAAGAAGGCCGTGGATCTCATTTTCACCGACTTCAACGCCCAATTCCCCGGAAACAACTATGGCGCTGGTTTCGCGCTCAACCAGACATACACTCAGGGAAGCATGCAGAGCATGAAGACCGCTAGCCATGCGGGCTTCACTGGAACCACGCTCGCCATCGATCGTCCCTCTGGTACCTTCTGGCTCCATTTCGCGAACCGTGTTCATCCCAGTAGACATTGGGCCACCAACAACCCGGCCCGACGGGCTATGGGTTACTGGGTTGCCAAGAGCCTGGGGCGAAATGTGCCATGGCCGAACTAA
- a CDS encoding Glucosamine-6-phosphate isomerase yields the protein MRLIVRDTSTETAEYVAGYILQRIKEYDPTPERPFVLGLPTGGSPTEVYRLLAASYKAGEVSFENVVTFNMDEYVGIPRDHPQTYHSFMWTHFFSHVNVRPENVHILDGNAPDLEAECARFEDLIQEAGGIDLFLAGIGEDGHIAFNEPGSSLASRTRVKTLAYDTILANSRFFGNDVNQVPRMALTVGVQTVLDAREVVTLALGARKAVALQKCIEGGVNHMWTLSGLQLHRHSMIVADEDATLELQVKTVKYFKSIEQIARQQGFEQGLPRGLCKGKGVNGVHANGSVVVNGVHSPVALKPANIDAYLLRANSPVLAQPTSRSVTPEPTLDSMGSRVART from the exons ATGAGACTCATTGTTCGCGATACCAGCACGGAGACGGCCGAATATGTCGCCGGCTATATCCTCCAGCGCATCAAGGAATATGATCCAACCCCCGAACGTCCATTCGTTCTGGGCTTGCCAACCGGTGGCAGCCCTACCGAGGTCTACAGGCTTCTTGCCGCGAGCTACAAGGCTGGCGAG GTTTCATTTGAGAATGTGGTCACCTTCAACATG GACGAGTACGTCGGGATACCACGAGACCATCCGCAAACATACCATTCCTTTATGTGGACTCACTTCTTCTCTCACGTCAACGTCCGCCCTGAGAACGTGCACATACTCGATGGAAATGCCCCCGATCTCGAGGCCGAATGTGCGAGGTTCGAGGATCTTATCCAGGAAGCAGGAGGCATTGACCTGTTCCTCGCTGGCATCGGTGAGGACGGTCACATCGCCTTTAATGAACCTGGATCCAGTCTTGCAAGTCGAACCCGGGTTAAGACGCTAGCATATGATACGATACTTGCAAACTCTCGTTTTTTTGGCAACGATGTGAACCAAGTGCCTCGAATGGCGCTCACGGTCGGTGTTCAAACCGTCCTAGACGCCCGAGAGGTGGTCACGTTGGCTCTTGGCGCGCGCAAGGCCGTCGCCCTCCAGAAGTGCATCGAGGGAGGAGTGAACCACATGTGGACGCTGTCGGGTCTTCAGCTACACCGACACTCGATGATTGtggccgacgaggatgcaACACTCGAGTTGCAAGTCAAGACGGTTAAA TACTTCAAGTCCATCGAACAGATCGCCCGCCAGCAAGGCTTTGAGCAGGGCCTGCCGAGAGGTCTCTGCAAAGGAAAGGGGGTCAACGGAGTCCATGCCAATGGCTCCGTTGTGGTGAATGGGGTTCACTCTCCGGTCGCCCTGAAGCCAGCGAACATCGATGCTTACTTGCTTCGGGCTAATAGTCCTGTTCTTGCTCAGCCTACATCCAGATCAGTCACACCGGAGCCCACCCTAGACAGTATGGGGTCTCGTGTCGCCCGAACGTGA
- a CDS encoding MFS domain-containing protein, protein MGEGLRKLRIAVWGEAPDTPEERKLLQKVDFFILTYCCVAFFFNYLDRAVLGNAYVSGMKEDINLTGDEYNLLVTCLAVGYIIGQVPHGLVIQKVAPRIWFPLMTLVWAALTMVCGACNNFSQLAAVRFFQGIAEASTYSGTQYIIGSWYKGPEVGKRVGLFQASGMVGTMFAGILMTAIWKTMDGVSGLPGWRWSFIIDGIITIPVAIFGFMFFPDLPETTQAFYLKPHERELALSRLPPKNPEGHKIGVSIIKRVLLTPNFWIFTIFWMLGGALEAYSTQTCMVLWMKASGLFTVPQNNTYPLGITAIGIVLTLCTSVAIDATGVHAPYGFIACGVQIITCVVLLCWNMVGTAAKMAAFYLAGTAYLIQPVVFTWANKVLARDGDDAARAVILYAMNGASSVLFSFWGITLYPVKDAATGFQKGTIAMVVVSVSLAAWIGVVWWQDRRTARMFSEHPVLDSKMEEGIDEVPEKERKEL, encoded by the exons ATGGGCGAAGGTCTTCGCAAGCTGCGCATCGCCGTCTGGGGCGAGGCGCCTGACACCCCTGAGGAGCGAAAG CTTCTGCAAAAGGTCGACTTTTTCATTCTG ACGTACTGCTGTGTGGCATTCTTCTTCAATTACCTTG ACCGCGCTGTGCTGGGAAATGCCTACGTCTCTGGAATGAAGGAAGACATCAACCTCACGGGTGACGAGTACAACCTTTTGGTCACCTGTCTTGCTGTTGGCT acatcATCGGTCAGGTCCCTCACGGTCTTGTCATCCAGAAGGTTGCCCCTCGCATCTGGTTCCCCCTGATGACCCTCGTCTGGGCCGCCTTGACCATGGTTTGCGGCGCCTGTAACAACTTCTCCCAGCTCGCTGCCGTGCGATTCTTTCAAGGTATTGCTGAGGCTTCTACATACAGCGGCACACAGTACATCATCGGAAGTTGGTACAAGGGCCCCGAGGTCGGAAAGCGAGTTGGACTTTTCCAGGCTTCGGGCATGGTTGGTACCATGTTTGCCG GCATTTTGATGACGGCTATCTGGAAGACTATGGATGGAGTTTCAGGTTTGCCTGGCTGGCGATGG TCATTCATCATCGACGGCATTATTACCATTCCCGTGGCAATCTTCGGCTTCATGTTCTTCCCTGACCTTCCTGAAACCACTCAGGCCTTCTACCTCAAGCCCCACGAGCGTGAGCTCGCCTTGAGCCGCCTGCCACCCAAGAACCCTGAGGGTCACAAGATTGGAgtttccatcatcaagagaGTCTTGCTGACTCCCAACTT CTGGATCTTCACCATCTTTTGGATGCTTGGCGGTGCTCTTGAGGCCTACTCGACTCAGACTTGCATGGTCCTCTGGATGAAGGCTTCCGGCCTGTTCACTGTGCCGCAGAACAACACATACCCTCTTGGAATCACTGCAATTG GTATTGTTCTTACGCTGTGCACCTCTGTGGCAATTGACGCCACAGGAGTCCATGCACCTTATGGTTTCATCGCCTGCGGCGTTCAGATCATCACTTGCGTCGTCCTGCTCTGCTGGAATATGGTTGGCACGGCGGCCAAGATGGCAGCCTTCT ACCTTGCTGGAACTGCCTACTTGATTCAGCCAGTTGTCTTCACCTGGGCCAACAAAGTTCTGGCCCGAGACGGAGATGATGCCGCACGAGCTGTGATCCTCTACGCCATGAACG GTGCCTCCTCCGTACTCTTCTCTTTCTGGGGCATCACACTGTATCCCGTTAAGGACGCAGCCACT GGTTTCCAAAAGGGTACCATCGCCATGGTGGTTGTTTCCGTCAGTCTCGCGGCATGGATTGGCGTCGTTTGGTGGCAGGACAGGAGAACCGCCCGGATGTTTTCGGAGCACCCTGTTCTAGACTccaagatggaagaaggaatCGACGAGGTGCCTGAAAAGGAGCGTAAGGAGCTCTGA
- a CDS encoding SIS domain-containing protein — MSPSAVCEASPESQGSVNGHNHDGFAAVKSSNGTVSLAESLAGLQTEQKNSKTTNIDSMSSLELCRVINEEDASVAQAVQTCLPQIADAIDIIVPRLLSGGRVIYTGAGTSGRLGVLDASEIPPTFSAPPGQFVGLIAGGDYAIRNAVEGAEDSEELGATDLAELTPPLSKNDTLVGIASSGRTPYVLGGLKYASSIGAATVGLACVKPSSLGSLCDVLIECVTGPEVVTGSTRLKAGTATKMVRILCPVFPVFFLSHQLIMTYQILNMISTGSQIRTGKTFGNLMVDLKMSNEKLQNRARRVARMVVPPSSALDIESEEVLDAVLADCDGQVKLSILVATLGCSPAEGRAKLAAASGSLRQALQGNVTD; from the exons ATGTCTCCTTCAGCTGTATGTGAGGCCTCGCCCGAGAGCCAAGGTTCGGTGAACGGCCATAATCATGACGGCTTTGCGGCTGTCAAGTCTAGCAATGGCACCGTCTCGCTTGCAGAAAGTCTCGCGGGGCTCCAGACAGAGCAGAAAAACTCGAAAACAACAAATATTGATTCCATGAGTTCACTAGAACTATGTC GCGTTATCAACGAAGAGGATGCCTCGGTCGCACAAGCAGTTCAGACCTGTCTTCCACAGATTGCCGATGCTATCGATATTATCGTGCCTCGTCTGTTGAGTGGCGGACGAGTCATCTACACCGGAGCAGGAACAAGTGGGAG GTTAGGCGTTCTTGATGCCTCAGAAAT TCCCCCTACGTTCTCGGCCCCTCCTGGACAGTTCGTCGGTCTGATTGCTGGGGGAGACTACGCGATCCGAAACGCTGTCGAAGGCGCCGAAGACTCGGAGGAGTTGGGAGCAACAGACCTCGCAGAACTTACGCCGCCGCTCAGCAAGAATGACACTCTGGTGGGGATCGCCTCTTCAGGGAGAACTCCCTATGTACTGGGTGGCTTGAAGTACGCCAGCTCCATCGGAGCTGCCACGGTCGGGCTGGCGTGCGTCAAGCCCAGCTCACTCGGGTCCCTCTGCGATGTTCTGATTGAGTGCGTCACTGGGCCCGAGGTTGTGACGGGCAGCACTCGACTCAAAGCAGGCACTGCGACGAAAATGGTGCGTATTCTCTGCCCTGTCTTTCCTGTCTTCTTTTTGTCCCACCAGCTCATCATGACTTACCAGATTCTAAACATGATCTCAACCGGTTCGCAAATCCGCACAGGAAAGACATTTGGAAACTTG ATGGTCGACTTGAAAATGTCGAacgagaagctgcagaacCGGGCTCGCCGAGTCGCCCGGATGGTAGTCCCTCCATCATCGGCCCTGGATATCGAGAGTGAAGAGGTACTGGATGCTGTCCTCGCCGATTGCGATGGTCAGGTCAAGCTCAGTATTCTCGTAGCTACCCTAGGCTGCTCGCCAGCCGAGGGACGGGCCAAGCTGGCGGCTGCCTCAGGGTCGTTAAGACAAGCGCTGCAGGGAAATGTAACTGACTGA
- a CDS encoding N-acetylglucosamine-6-phosphate deacetylase, translating into MPSVISSGGITKFTNCRLTRGDNLVSEDLWVSSHTGTILSSQATFFDSGTLPDRIIDLGGRIISPGLIDVQLNGAFGFNFSTLPDDISEYPKAVADVNKKLTTTGVTSYVPTLTSQKPILYQKVLPFLRPSRLRFAHDGAESLGAHVEGPFLNPGKNGIHDVNVLQEAFSFQDIETCYGVENLGRSGEPNAEPAPIKKITLAPERGNMVQLIPELTSRGIICSIGHSEATYEEASDAVAAGATMITHLFNAMRPLHHRNPGIFGVLGVVTDKLPRPYFGIIADGIHLHPTAINIAFNAHPEGFILVTDAMHLVGLPDAVYPWTNGDVDSRIVKVGPTLLLEGTDKIAGSSITLIECVNNFLKWSGTSVGKALKAVTSTPAAMLGVEDRKGSLDVCADADLVIFSEEQTTEGITQLVVDEVWKLGTQVYLRKGATGMAKKA; encoded by the exons ATGCCCTCAGTGATCTCTTCGggcggcatcaccaagttcaCCAACTGCCGCCTCACGCGTGGGGACAATCTCGTATCCGAGGACCTTTGGGTGAGCTCTCACACTGGTACTATTCTGTCTAGCCAGGCGACCTTTTTCGATTCTGGCACTCTGCCCGACCGTATCATTGATCTCGGGGGCCGTATAATCTCTCCTGGTTTGATCGACGTCCAGCTCAATGGGGCATTCGGCTTCAACTTCTCAACATTGCCCGATGACATTTCGGAGTATCCTAAGGCTGTCGCAGATGTGAATAAGAAGTTAACCACTACGGGTGTCACTTCATATGTCCCGACCTTGACTAGTCAAAAGCCAATTCTCTATCAAAAG GTGCTACCTTTTCTTCGTCCAAGCCGCCTTCGGTTTGCCCATGACGGAGCAGAGTCCCTTGGTGCACATGTGGAGGGGCCTTTCCTCAACCCCGGGAAGAATGGCATTCACGATGTCAACGTGCTCCAGGAGGCCTTCAGCTTCCAAGATATTGAAACTTGCTACGGCGTGGAGAACTTGGGCAGATCAGGGGAGCCAAACGCTGAGCCCGCTCCGATAAAGAAGATCACCCTCGCCCCAGAGCGCGGGAATATGGTGCAGCTAATCCCTGAGCTGACCAGCCGAGGCATCATCTGCTCTATCGGTCACTCCGAAGCAACGTACGAAGAGGCTTCAGATGCCGTCGCAGCTGGAGCTACAATGATCACGCACCTCTTCAATGCCATGAGGCCTCTCCATCACCGCAATCCCGGAATCTTCGGCGTGCTTGGAGTTGTCACCGACAAGCTCCCGAGGCCTTACTTCGGTATCATCGCCGATGGCATTCACCTCCATCCCACCGCTATCAACATCGCTTTCAATGCTCACCCGGAGGGATTCATTCTCGTTACTGATGCCATGCACCTGGTTGGGCTCCCGGATGCCGTGTATCCCTGGACTAACGGCGACGTGGATAGTAGGATCGTCAAAGTTGGGCCGACGCTGTTACTGGAAGGGACAGACAAGATTGCTGGAAG TTCTATCACCCTGATCGAGTGTGTGAATAATTTCCTCAAATGGTCAGGTACCTCGGTCGGCAAAGCGCTCAAGGCAGTCACTTCAACGCCAGCAGCCATGCTCGGTGTCGAAGACCGCAAGGGGAGCTTGGACGTGTGTGCCGACGCtgatctcgtcatcttctccGAGGAGCAAACGACTGAAGGTATCACGCAGCTCGTAGTTGATGAAGTCTGGAAGCTGGGAACTCAGGTCTACTTGCGAAAAGGGGCAACCGGGATGGCGAAGAAGGCTTAG